In Kordiimonas sp. SCSIO 12610, the following are encoded in one genomic region:
- a CDS encoding MucR family transcriptional regulator, whose protein sequence is MSESIGNEQDQDEILGLVTDIVTAYVSNNTVSAVELPSVIKSVYSTLSILDVSENQNKPAKPPVPIKKSYTDDYIICLEDGKKLKMLKRYLRSRYDMTPEEYRSKWGLPENYPMVAPNYAAKRSEFAKQIGLGKRGKKSS, encoded by the coding sequence ATGTCCGAAAGTATCGGGAATGAACAAGACCAAGATGAAATACTTGGCCTAGTAACAGATATAGTAACCGCTTATGTAAGTAATAACACCGTTTCGGCAGTAGAATTACCTTCAGTTATTAAATCTGTATATTCTACACTTTCAATACTTGATGTTTCCGAAAATCAGAACAAACCTGCAAAACCCCCTGTCCCGATTAAGAAATCATATACAGACGATTATATTATTTGCCTAGAAGATGGCAAAAAACTGAAAATGCTCAAGCGGTATCTCCGGTCCCGTTATGATATGACACCTGAGGAATATCGATCAAAATGGGGGCTGCCTGAGAACTATCCTATGGTTGCACCAAATTATGCAGCCAAGCGCTCGGAATTTGCAAAGCAAATTGGCCTGGGAAAACGAGGAAAAAAATCTTCTTAG
- the hemA gene encoding 5-aminolevulinate synthase, translating to MDYEKIFSDAIEAVHSEGRYRVFADISRQKGDFPRAVRHDAGDNARAITVWCSNDYLGMGQHPDVLKAMHDALEETGAGAGGTRNIAGNNHYHVLLEEELANLHGKEAALLFTSGYISNEATLSTLAKILPGCVVFSDEMNHASMIQGIRHSGAEKHIFRHNDLQHLEELLQQADPDAPKLIAFESVYSMDGDIAPIEAICDLADKYNAMTYLDEVHAVGLYGEHGGGVSERDGLADRLTVIEGTLGKAFGIMGGYIASSKVLVDVIRSYASSFIFTTALSPVLAAGALASVKYLKSSNEEREQHQSRAAALKERFKNAGLPVMDSVSHIVPLFVGDPVLCKEISDDLLNEYGIYVQPINYPTVPKGTERLRFTPSPMHDDKLMDALIEAVAAVWEKKGLAAKVA from the coding sequence ATGGACTACGAGAAAATATTTTCTGATGCGATCGAAGCAGTTCACTCGGAAGGTCGATATCGAGTGTTTGCTGATATTTCCAGGCAAAAAGGTGATTTTCCTCGTGCTGTCCGTCATGATGCAGGCGACAATGCGCGCGCTATTACTGTTTGGTGTTCCAATGATTATTTAGGCATGGGGCAGCATCCTGATGTCTTGAAGGCAATGCACGATGCACTGGAAGAAACAGGTGCTGGTGCAGGCGGAACGCGTAATATCGCAGGAAATAATCATTACCATGTGTTGCTAGAGGAAGAACTTGCAAACCTTCACGGGAAGGAAGCGGCGCTTCTATTCACGTCCGGTTACATTTCCAATGAAGCAACGCTTTCTACACTTGCGAAGATTTTACCTGGTTGTGTTGTTTTTTCAGATGAAATGAACCACGCATCTATGATCCAGGGGATACGTCACAGCGGCGCAGAAAAACATATTTTCCGCCACAATGATCTGCAACACCTTGAGGAACTTCTTCAGCAAGCTGATCCTGATGCACCTAAACTAATCGCCTTTGAATCGGTTTATTCAATGGACGGTGATATCGCACCGATTGAGGCGATCTGTGATTTAGCCGACAAGTATAATGCAATGACATACTTGGATGAAGTTCATGCTGTTGGACTATACGGCGAGCATGGTGGTGGTGTATCTGAACGTGATGGGCTTGCTGATCGTTTAACCGTTATCGAAGGAACGCTTGGCAAGGCCTTTGGGATTATGGGCGGCTATATTGCCTCATCCAAGGTATTGGTCGATGTTATCAGAAGTTATGCATCAAGCTTTATCTTCACCACAGCTTTAAGCCCGGTACTTGCCGCTGGTGCACTTGCAAGTGTTAAATACCTTAAATCCAGTAATGAAGAGCGTGAGCAACATCAGTCTCGTGCTGCTGCTTTGAAAGAGCGGTTTAAAAACGCAGGTTTACCTGTAATGGACTCCGTAAGCCATATCGTTCCACTGTTTGTGGGTGATCCTGTTCTCTGTAAAGAGATTTCAGATGATCTATTGAATGAATATGGAATTTACGTCCAGCCTATTAATTATCCAACTGTTCCGAAGGGAACCGAACGGCTTCGGTTTACACCAAGCCCAATGCATGATGACAAATTGATGGATGCATTGATTGAAGCGGTTGCTGCGGTTTGGGAAAAAAAGGGCTTAGCGGCTAAGGTCGCGTGA
- a CDS encoding MarR family winged helix-turn-helix transcriptional regulator, with protein sequence MSGYDFNNPKYLFLDILSLVERLHRRLLDVLKNHLERIGREDLNPVQALLVHNIGENEMTAGELKSRGYYQGSNVSYNLKKLVEMGYLKHERSDYDRRSVRISLTDAGYEIRDMIDELYKKHLDELLNDELISEEDMRSLRRNLRNLERFWSDKLHFGL encoded by the coding sequence ATGAGCGGTTATGATTTTAATAATCCTAAGTATCTTTTTTTGGATATCCTTTCTCTTGTAGAACGTTTGCATAGGCGACTTTTGGATGTTTTGAAAAATCACCTTGAACGTATTGGTCGGGAAGATTTGAACCCAGTACAGGCGCTTCTGGTTCACAATATTGGTGAGAATGAAATGACTGCGGGTGAATTGAAAAGCCGCGGATATTATCAGGGCTCCAATGTTTCCTACAATCTCAAGAAATTGGTGGAAATGGGGTATCTGAAGCACGAGCGCTCTGACTATGACCGTCGCTCTGTACGGATTTCCCTTACAGATGCTGGTTATGAAATTCGCGATATGATCGACGAACTTTATAAAAAGCATCTTGATGAGCTTTTGAACGACGAACTAATCTCTGAAGAGGATATGCGCAGTCTTCGCCGTAATCTTAGAAATTTAGAGCGTTTCTGGTCAGATAAATTACACTTTGGCCTTTGA
- the hemB gene encoding porphobilinogen synthase — MMSSFPNSRLRRTRSSDWSRSMVRENQITPSDLIWPMFIIEGQNERNDVQSMPGVSRLSIDLIIEHAKRANSLGIPCIALFPSTPSEKRSERGDEALNSDNLINSAMRAIKDAVPGIGILADVALDPYTSHGQDGLVENGIILNDETVGVLVQQAVVQAKAGADIIAPSDMMDGRVGAIRSELDKAGFNHVQIMAYSAKYASSFYGPFRDAVGSSGTLKGDKKTYQMDPANRLEAIREVAQDIEEGADSVMVKPGMPYLDIIREVKDTFAVPTFAYQVSGEYAMLMAAAQNGWLSEEAVIMESMLSFKRAGADGVLTYFAPKIAEILG; from the coding sequence ATGATGTCCAGTTTTCCAAATTCACGCCTCCGCAGAACTCGCTCAAGTGATTGGTCCCGCAGCATGGTGAGGGAAAATCAGATCACACCAAGCGACCTGATTTGGCCGATGTTCATCATCGAGGGGCAGAATGAACGAAATGATGTTCAATCAATGCCTGGTGTTTCAAGATTAAGTATCGACCTTATTATAGAGCACGCAAAGCGCGCTAATTCACTTGGCATCCCCTGCATTGCCCTGTTTCCAAGCACGCCCTCTGAAAAGCGATCTGAGCGCGGGGACGAGGCACTAAACTCAGACAACCTGATCAACAGTGCCATGCGCGCCATCAAGGATGCGGTTCCCGGCATTGGCATTCTGGCCGATGTTGCGCTTGATCCCTACACAAGCCACGGTCAGGACGGTTTGGTTGAAAATGGTATCATATTGAACGATGAAACCGTTGGTGTGCTTGTGCAACAAGCCGTTGTTCAAGCAAAGGCTGGTGCCGACATTATTGCCCCCAGCGATATGATGGATGGCCGTGTTGGCGCAATCAGAAGCGAACTTGACAAAGCCGGTTTCAACCATGTTCAAATCATGGCTTACAGCGCAAAATACGCATCATCATTCTATGGCCCGTTCCGCGATGCGGTCGGCAGCAGCGGCACTTTAAAAGGTGATAAGAAAACCTATCAAATGGATCCAGCAAATCGCCTGGAGGCCATCCGTGAAGTTGCTCAGGACATCGAGGAAGGCGCTGACAGTGTCATGGTAAAACCGGGCATGCCATATCTTGATATTATCCGCGAAGTTAAGGATACTTTTGCTGTTCCAACCTTCGCTTATCAGGTATCCGGCGAGTACGCGATGCTGATGGCTGCGGCCCAAAACGGTTGGTTATCCGAAGAGGCCGTGATTATGGAAAGCATGCTATCGTTCAAGCGCGCAGGCGCTGACGGCGTTTTGACATACTTTGCGCCAAAAATTGCAGAAATACTTGGGTAA
- a CDS encoding family 16 glycoside hydrolase — protein sequence MQTWFGWIVISLLLLANVGGSRADDIEFGGMDWDISTEDFKIEKDGDTEILYFQNGNLWLKNSDFANGEIRFSMWLGAGRGFSGVMFHGEDNNNYDEFYIRHHLSGGDDAVQYTPVFNGLSGWQLYAGDGFWGNALFERGRWIDVQLLLNGRRAVFLMDGRPIIRVPYLKFAKESGRIGFKSRVSSVKIKDIRLVEKNIDLIPYFYRPKLNANIDALLPSEQSGSAAPRQQKPEGLISKWQVSEVMASNALKGQANLDNTDLANMNWQELFVEEQGAINIARLTGRTRGNNLVLAKANVSADQAEIKTLNFGYSDRVRVYVNGELAYSGNNSWRSRDHRYLGTIGLFDSIPLHLKAGKNEIIMAVSEGFGGWGVMAQVVPLQ from the coding sequence ATGCAAACATGGTTCGGATGGATTGTAATATCCCTTTTGTTACTGGCGAATGTCGGTGGTTCAAGAGCGGATGATATTGAATTTGGCGGTATGGACTGGGATATCAGTACCGAAGATTTCAAAATTGAAAAGGATGGTGACACAGAAATTCTATATTTTCAGAACGGTAATTTGTGGCTGAAAAATAGCGATTTTGCAAATGGCGAAATCCGTTTTTCCATGTGGCTTGGGGCAGGGCGCGGGTTTTCCGGTGTTATGTTCCACGGCGAAGACAATAATAATTATGATGAATTTTATATTCGGCATCATCTGAGTGGCGGTGATGATGCTGTTCAATACACACCCGTATTCAACGGTTTATCGGGATGGCAATTATACGCGGGTGACGGGTTCTGGGGGAATGCCTTGTTTGAGCGAGGTCGTTGGATCGATGTGCAACTGCTTTTGAATGGGCGGCGCGCAGTTTTTCTAATGGATGGTCGGCCGATTATCCGCGTTCCCTATTTGAAATTTGCGAAGGAAAGCGGGCGTATTGGTTTTAAATCTCGGGTTTCCTCTGTAAAGATCAAGGACATTCGTCTAGTAGAAAAGAATATAGATTTGATACCCTATTTTTATCGCCCAAAATTGAACGCGAATATTGATGCTTTACTGCCATCCGAACAATCCGGCTCTGCCGCGCCAAGGCAGCAAAAACCGGAAGGTTTGATCAGCAAATGGCAGGTTTCTGAGGTTATGGCGTCGAATGCGCTGAAGGGGCAGGCTAATCTCGATAACACTGATTTGGCGAATATGAATTGGCAGGAGCTTTTTGTGGAAGAGCAGGGTGCAATTAATATTGCGCGGTTGACAGGGCGAACGCGAGGCAACAACCTTGTACTCGCGAAAGCAAATGTTTCGGCCGATCAGGCTGAAATTAAGACCTTAAATTTTGGCTATAGTGACCGCGTACGCGTTTATGTGAACGGCGAACTGGCATATAGCGGCAACAATAGCTGGCGATCACGAGATCATCGTTATCTTGGTACCATTGGCCTGTTTGATAGCATTCCACTTCATCTGAAAGCAGGAAAAAATGAAATCATCATGGCTGTAAGCGAAGGTTTTGGTGGTTGGGGTGTTATGGCGCAGGTTGTTCCACTACAATAA
- a CDS encoding helix-turn-helix domain-containing protein, producing the protein MNMIEDVYFWSDKYGMPRGVDIGGIKNRPNFITDNRPHRLHFYEIIFITEGEGQVNLNGETYTVMSGRVLVFRPYSIRSWSARNLDGVCLAFESDFLPPYIYDGRDVDETQVFSLLNKPVYLKPDQELFDTLCQRLKVLARDVDKQELLIDELLRSGASEILLQLERYIASSIGDDRTFSQSQNPIVSKFIKAVETNFRSQHQVQFYAREIAVSERHLNHLLNETLGLSASVYIRRRLVEEAKRLLRHSDMSLGQMAYDLGYADSAHFSKSFKRVSGLTPSRFRQQTQYQ; encoded by the coding sequence ATGAATATGATTGAAGATGTTTATTTCTGGTCGGATAAATATGGTATGCCGCGCGGCGTTGATATTGGTGGCATCAAGAACAGACCAAATTTCATTACTGATAATCGGCCGCATCGGCTTCATTTCTATGAGATTATTTTCATCACTGAAGGAGAGGGGCAGGTTAACCTGAACGGCGAAACATATACTGTTATGTCTGGTCGGGTTTTGGTGTTCAGGCCGTATTCTATTCGGTCCTGGAGTGCCAGAAATCTGGATGGTGTTTGCCTTGCCTTTGAAAGTGATTTTCTGCCGCCGTATATATATGATGGGCGCGATGTCGATGAAACTCAGGTATTTTCATTACTGAATAAACCTGTGTATCTAAAGCCCGATCAAGAGTTGTTTGATACGCTTTGTCAGCGTTTAAAGGTATTGGCGCGGGATGTGGATAAACAGGAACTGTTGATTGACGAATTACTTCGTTCTGGTGCATCAGAAATATTGTTGCAGTTAGAACGCTATATCGCATCAAGCATTGGTGATGACCGAACATTTTCTCAGTCGCAAAATCCCATCGTTTCCAAGTTTATCAAGGCTGTAGAAACAAACTTTCGCAGCCAACACCAAGTGCAATTTTATGCGCGGGAAATTGCCGTTTCTGAGCGGCACCTGAATCACCTTTTAAATGAAACACTTGGTCTTTCTGCGAGTGTTTATATTCGAAGGCGCCTTGTCGAGGAAGCAAAACGATTGCTGAGGCACAGTGATATGTCCCTTGGACAAATGGCTTATGACCTTGGGTATGCGGATAGTGCCCATTTTTCAAAATCGTTTAAGCGAGTAAGCGGTTTGACCCCAAGCCGCTTTCGTCAGCAGACACAGTATCAATAG
- a CDS encoding DMT family transporter has protein sequence MQISDNIKSAAFMTLAMAGFAINDAFMKLIFDEMGLYQSTLLRGLVATVLLGGLTYRQGGFADIRKSLSWLVLARVVGEVGGTIFFLLALFYVSFADVSAILQVLPLMVTLVAAVALRETLTLARMIAIFIGLVGVLIIIRPGSDGFSPYFIVALGAVFFLVVRDIATRMMKEEISSELVAFLTSLGVTIMGAVGMVFEDWQPVTVYNFSMLSLAAVAILFGYLFSVLAFRQGEVGFVAPFIYSYLVFAIILGIVMFSEYPDRYNILGSVIVVGAGIYSFLREGKAN, from the coding sequence ATGCAGATATCAGATAACATCAAAAGCGCCGCCTTCATGACGCTGGCTATGGCCGGATTTGCCATCAATGACGCCTTCATGAAGCTTATTTTTGATGAAATGGGGCTTTATCAATCTACATTGCTTCGCGGTCTGGTCGCGACAGTGTTGCTTGGTGGTTTAACCTACAGGCAAGGTGGATTTGCAGATATTCGTAAAAGCCTAAGTTGGCTCGTGCTTGCAAGGGTTGTCGGTGAAGTGGGGGGAACGATCTTTTTCCTGCTTGCGCTGTTTTATGTGTCCTTCGCGGATGTAAGTGCCATTCTACAGGTGCTTCCCTTGATGGTGACGCTTGTGGCCGCAGTTGCCTTGCGGGAAACTTTGACGTTAGCCAGAATGATAGCAATATTTATTGGCTTGGTTGGAGTGCTGATTATTATCAGGCCTGGAAGTGACGGTTTTTCACCGTATTTTATTGTGGCGCTGGGGGCCGTGTTTTTCCTTGTCGTAAGGGATATTGCGACCCGCATGATGAAAGAAGAAATATCTTCAGAATTGGTTGCGTTCCTTACATCGCTTGGGGTCACGATAATGGGGGCTGTTGGAATGGTGTTTGAAGATTGGCAGCCTGTAACAGTATATAATTTTTCAATGCTATCGCTGGCGGCTGTTGCAATTTTGTTCGGCTATTTGTTCAGTGTGCTTGCGTTCAGGCAAGGCGAAGTTGGTTTCGTTGCGCCATTTATTTATAGTTATCTTGTTTTTGCAATCATCCTGGGTATCGTTATGTTTTCAGAATATCCTGACAGATATAACATTTTGGGAAGTGTGATTGTTGTTGGTGCGGGGATTTATTCTTTCTTGCGTGAAGGGAAAGCCAACTAG
- a CDS encoding RNA methyltransferase, with protein sequence MAVHQPAMILVRPQLGENIGKAARAMLNFGLSDMRIVAPRDGWPNPAAVPAASGADVVLDNAQVFDTVEDAIADCTLVFASTVRDRNMPKPVATPKEAAAQMRVKLDAGEKPAILFGPERSGLTSDDVALADTILTVPVNPEFGSLNLAQAVILCAYEFDQTRDETPAYQAAFPEGQASKQEFMGLLEHLESALEAKGFFRSAGRRDSQRRMLHNLMHSAGFSSQEVQTMRGIIKSLARSE encoded by the coding sequence ATGGCCGTACATCAGCCCGCGATGATTTTGGTACGACCGCAACTCGGTGAAAATATCGGTAAGGCAGCTCGTGCCATGTTGAATTTTGGCTTGAGCGATATGCGCATTGTCGCGCCGCGTGACGGGTGGCCGAACCCTGCTGCGGTACCTGCGGCATCAGGTGCTGATGTGGTTCTTGATAACGCGCAGGTTTTTGATACCGTTGAAGATGCGATTGCTGATTGTACGCTTGTTTTCGCGTCCACGGTACGTGACCGTAATATGCCCAAGCCCGTTGCAACGCCGAAAGAAGCAGCGGCGCAGATGCGTGTTAAGCTGGATGCGGGCGAAAAGCCTGCAATTCTTTTCGGACCAGAGCGATCTGGCCTCACGAGCGATGATGTGGCGCTTGCGGATACCATCCTGACCGTGCCTGTAAACCCTGAGTTTGGAAGTTTAAACTTGGCGCAGGCGGTTATTCTGTGCGCATACGAATTTGACCAAACGCGTGATGAAACCCCAGCCTATCAGGCTGCGTTTCCGGAAGGCCAAGCAAGCAAACAGGAATTTATGGGCCTTCTTGAGCATTTAGAAAGCGCGCTTGAGGCCAAGGGCTTCTTTAGAAGTGCGGGGCGGCGCGATAGCCAGCGCCGGATGCTTCATAACCTGATGCATAGTGCAGGGTTTTCCAGTCAGGAAGTTCAGACTATGCGGGGTATCATTAAATCGCTGGCGCGTAGCGAATAA
- the cysS gene encoding cysteine--tRNA ligase, producing the protein MTGIYVYNTLAREKQKFEPIDPENVRMYVCGPTVYDYAHVGNARPVVVFDTLFRLLRHTYGDDQVKFAANFTDIDDRIMAKAVDEGVSIRTISNRYAKAYLEDMGALGILNPTLRPKATEHIPEMIKMMRALIEKGHAYEAEGHVMFHVPSMENYGRLSNHSRDELVAGARVEVAPYKKDPADFVLWKPSSENQVGWGSPWGRGRPGWHLECSCMIEKHFGETIDIHGGGQDLIFPHHENEIAQSECTHGETFVKYWMHNGYLTVDGEKMSKSLGNFHTVHDLLGDGYKGEAIRMALLSAHYRQPVDFSLDALKEQKRRLDKWYRLTDGVEAATDVPSTVIDALSDDLNTPKAFAALDALANVETAAELKAGLRFMGLLNVDATEWFQGDAVDGVDAAEIEALIGARNTARANKDFAESDRIRDELLAKGIILEDAAGKTTWRKA; encoded by the coding sequence ATGACGGGTATTTATGTATACAATACACTCGCACGCGAGAAACAGAAGTTTGAGCCCATAGACCCAGAAAACGTTCGCATGTATGTGTGTGGGCCAACGGTTTATGATTATGCCCATGTCGGGAACGCGCGCCCGGTTGTAGTGTTTGATACGCTTTTTCGCCTGCTTCGCCACACTTACGGCGATGATCAGGTTAAGTTCGCTGCCAATTTTACGGATATCGACGATCGCATTATGGCAAAGGCGGTGGATGAAGGGGTTTCAATTCGCACGATTTCCAATCGATACGCGAAAGCCTATCTTGAGGATATGGGCGCACTTGGTATTCTAAACCCAACGTTACGACCTAAAGCCACTGAGCACATCCCCGAGATGATAAAGATGATGCGTGCGCTCATTGAAAAAGGCCACGCCTATGAAGCTGAGGGGCATGTGATGTTCCATGTGCCTTCAATGGAAAACTATGGCCGACTTTCCAATCATTCGCGTGATGAACTGGTTGCAGGTGCGCGGGTTGAGGTGGCGCCCTATAAAAAGGACCCGGCTGATTTCGTGCTTTGGAAGCCATCAAGCGAAAATCAGGTCGGATGGGGTAGTCCATGGGGACGCGGCAGGCCTGGTTGGCATCTTGAATGCTCGTGCATGATCGAAAAGCATTTTGGCGAAACCATCGATATTCACGGCGGTGGTCAGGATTTGATTTTTCCGCACCATGAAAATGAAATCGCACAAAGCGAATGTACCCACGGTGAAACCTTTGTGAAATACTGGATGCATAATGGGTATCTGACAGTGGACGGTGAAAAAATGTCCAAGTCACTTGGAAACTTTCACACGGTTCATGACTTATTGGGTGATGGGTATAAGGGCGAGGCAATTCGAATGGCGCTTTTGTCGGCGCATTATCGGCAACCCGTTGATTTTAGTCTTGATGCCCTTAAGGAACAGAAGCGTAGGCTTGATAAATGGTACCGTCTGACGGACGGTGTAGAAGCCGCAACCGACGTTCCGTCAACTGTTATTGATGCCTTATCGGATGACCTTAATACACCAAAAGCATTTGCCGCGCTTGATGCGCTTGCGAATGTTGAAACTGCCGCTGAATTGAAAGCGGGATTGCGCTTCATGGGACTATTGAATGTGGACGCAACCGAATGGTTCCAAGGGGATGCTGTTGATGGTGTTGACGCCGCTGAAATCGAAGCTTTGATCGGCGCCAGAAATACAGCGCGGGCCAATAAGGATTTTGCAGAATCTGATCGTATTCGTGATGAACTGCTTGCTAAAGGGATTATCCTTGAAGACGCAGCAGGTAAAACAACCTGGCGGAAAGCTTAA
- the gltX gene encoding glutamate--tRNA ligase, which produces MSVKVRFAPSPTGKLHLGNIRAALVNWLFCCQQGGEFILRIDDTDRERSTKENEDLIKTDLNWLGIHWHDTFRQSERFDRYDAVVEKLKADGRLYPCYETSEELDMKRKIQLGRGQPPVYDRAALSLTADEIAAYEAEGRTPHWRFKLNVPSRIEWSDKIRGFVSFDMASVSDPILIRGDGSYLYTLPSVIDDIDYGITHIVRGEDHVTNSAVQVQIFEAIGGSAPEMAHFALLTGKGGEGLSKRYGAMSISEFRDDAGLEPMAIISLIARVGTSEPIEAFSSIDPLIEGFDFGKFGRATAKLDPDELEWLNTKILRMTPYADLKDRLEGIDEAFWNAIQPNINKLTDVKDWLSIINGPVTPVIEDADHIAKTLELLPAGELTGDSWGEWTGRVKAETGVKGKALFMPLRQALTGQNHGPDMGVLLPLIGRDRVTARLKGEAA; this is translated from the coding sequence ATGTCTGTAAAAGTTCGTTTTGCCCCATCACCAACAGGTAAACTCCACCTTGGTAACATCCGTGCTGCCCTTGTGAATTGGTTGTTCTGTTGCCAGCAGGGCGGTGAGTTTATCCTGCGGATCGATGACACTGATCGTGAGCGTTCCACAAAAGAAAACGAAGACCTTATTAAGACTGATCTTAATTGGCTTGGTATTCATTGGCACGATACATTCCGCCAGAGCGAACGCTTTGACCGCTATGATGCTGTTGTTGAAAAACTGAAAGCTGATGGTCGTCTGTACCCTTGCTATGAAACGTCGGAAGAGTTGGATATGAAGCGTAAGATCCAGCTTGGCCGTGGTCAGCCGCCGGTTTATGACCGTGCAGCCCTAAGCCTAACAGCGGACGAAATTGCAGCCTATGAAGCGGAAGGTCGCACACCGCACTGGCGCTTTAAGTTAAACGTTCCGTCTCGGATTGAATGGAGCGATAAAATTCGTGGTTTCGTATCCTTTGATATGGCGTCTGTATCTGATCCGATCCTGATCCGGGGTGATGGTAGCTACCTATACACACTACCGAGTGTGATTGATGATATAGATTATGGGATTACCCATATTGTTCGCGGTGAAGATCACGTAACCAATTCTGCCGTACAGGTTCAAATCTTTGAAGCGATTGGTGGCTCGGCACCAGAGATGGCACATTTTGCGCTGCTGACAGGCAAAGGTGGTGAAGGCCTTTCAAAACGTTATGGTGCCATGTCTATCAGCGAATTCCGCGATGACGCGGGCCTCGAGCCCATGGCGATCATATCCTTAATCGCACGTGTTGGTACAAGCGAACCAATTGAAGCGTTCTCATCGATTGATCCATTAATCGAAGGCTTTGATTTCGGAAAATTTGGCCGCGCAACTGCGAAGCTTGACCCTGATGAGCTTGAGTGGCTCAATACAAAAATCCTGCGTATGACGCCTTATGCTGATCTAAAGGATCGCCTTGAAGGCATCGATGAAGCGTTCTGGAATGCTATCCAGCCAAACATCAATAAATTGACGGATGTAAAAGACTGGCTTTCCATTATTAATGGACCGGTTACGCCTGTTATTGAAGACGCTGACCATATTGCCAAAACACTTGAACTCTTGCCTGCGGGTGAACTGACAGGTGATAGTTGGGGTGAATGGACTGGCCGTGTGAAAGCTGAAACTGGCGTTAAAGGTAAGGCGCTGTTTATGCCACTTCGTCAAGCGTTAACAGGTCAGAACCATGGCCCGGATATGGGTGTTCTATTGCCACTGATTGGCCGTGACCGCGTCACCGCGAGGTTGAAGGGTGAGGCCGCATGA